The Vicia villosa cultivar HV-30 ecotype Madison, WI linkage group LG1, Vvil1.0, whole genome shotgun sequence genome includes a region encoding these proteins:
- the LOC131642631 gene encoding ubiquitin receptor RAD23c-like, protein MKVFVKTLKGTHFEIEVTPQDTISDVKKNIETVQGVDVYPAAQQMLIHQGKVLKDGSTLEENKVAENSFLVIMLSKNKTKSGEGSTASNAPPAKAPQASSAPTSTPTVSVSPQAPAAVVTQPASVAAPSPAPTPAPISSATATEGSDVYGQAASNLVAGSNLEETVQQILDMGGGSWDRDTVIRALRAAFNNPERAVEYLYSGIPEQAEAPAVSQVPAIAQPASPAAAAAAPQAAQPAPVTSSGPNANPLDLFPQGLPNIGAGAAGAGSLDFLRNSQQFQALRAMVQANPQILQPMLQELGKQNPHLMRLIRDHQADFLRLINEPMEGAEGNLLGQMAGGMPQAVTVTPEERQAIERLEAMGFDRAIVLEVYFACNKNEELAANYLLDHMHEFDEQ, encoded by the exons ATGAAGGTTTTCGTGAAGACTCTGAAAGGAACTCACTTCGAAATCGAAGTCACGCCACAGGACACG ATTTCTGATGTGAAGAAAAATATAGAAACTGTTCAGGGTGTAGATGTCTATCCTGCTGCACAGCAAATGCTTATTCATCAAGGGAAAGTTTTGAAGGATGGCTCCACCTTGGAGGAAAATAAAGTAGCTGAAAATAGTTTCCTTGTAATTATGCTTTCAAAG AATAAGACTAAATCTGGTGAAGGGTCTACTGCTTCAAATGCTCCTCCAGCAAAG GCCCCACAGGCGAGTTCTGCTCCTACTTCAACCCCCACAGTGTCTGTATCACCTCAAGCTCCAGCTGCAGTTGTCACACA ACCTGCATCTGTTGCTGCACCTTCTCCAGCTCCTACTCCTGCTCCTATATCTTCAGCAACTGCTAC GGAAGGTTCTGATGTCTATGGGCAGGCGGCATCCAATCTGGTTGCTGGTAGCAACTTGGAGGAAACAGTTCAGCAAATCCTAGATATGGGTGGAGGAAGCTGGGATAGGGATACTGTTATCCGTGCTCTCCGAGCTGCCTTCAACAACCCCGAGAGAGCTGTTGAATATTTGTATTCG GGTATTCCTGAACAAGCTGAAGCTCCAGCAGTATCCCAAGTGCCTGCAATTGCGCAGCCTGCGAGTCCTGCTGCTGCAGCTGCAGCTCCACAAGCAGCACAGCCTGCTCCGGTTACATCGAGTGGACCTAATGCTAATCCTCTAGACCTCTTTCCCCAG GGTCTCCCAAATATTGGTGCTGGTGCCGCCGGTGCTGGCTCTCTGGATTTTCTACGCAACAGTCAGcaa tTCCAAGCTCTGCGAGCTATGGTGCAGGCAAACCCACAAATACTGCAG CCCATGCTACAAGAACTTGGCAAACAAAATCCTCATCTTATGAGATTGATTCGGGATCATCAGGCTGACTTTCTTCGCCTGATTAACGAACCCATGGAAGGTGCCGAAGG GAACCTACTGGGACAAATGGCTGGTGGTATGCCCCAAGCAGTAACAGTCACACCCGAGGAGCGCCAAGCTATTGAACGT CTTGAAGCAATGGGTTTCGACCGTGCTATTGTATTGGAGGTGTACTTCGCTTGTAACAAAAATGAGGAATTGGCGGCCAACTACCTTTTAGACCACATGCATGAGTTTGACGAACAATGA
- the LOC131609932 gene encoding ACD11 homolog protein-like, which produces MVSFESVMEPSDSAIASPLSAIADAFEELVEKVKDFKNGSSDHIRLDTFCEIASLVTVLFRCLGLAFKFAEMEYVSKLHGLVEASKKYEMLQDIIDHDVANDTVKTSGSYSRNLRRVRQGLDLVRAIFEQLLSTSDSSLKGVASTAYGEVCAPYHSWTVRTAVYAGMYTLPTRDQLFVKLNETEQTAEKKMRRYISASLPVIEYIDKLYLSRSIVLDW; this is translated from the exons ATGGTCAGTTTTGAATCCGTTATGGAACCTTCGGATTCAGCGATTGCGTCGCCTCTTTCTGCCATAGCCGACGCTTTTGAAGAGCTCGTCGAAAAGGTTAAGGATTTTAAGAACGGTTCCTCCGATCATATTCGATTGGATACTTTCTGCGAAATCGCTTCTCTTGTTACCGTTCTTTTTCGTTGTCTTGGTCTTGCTTTCAAATTCGCTGAAATGGAATACGTTTCCAAG CTACATGGACTAGTGGAAGCATCAAAGAAGTATGAGATGCTACAAGATATAATTGACCATGATGTGGCTAATGACACGGTGAAAACTTCAGGAAGCTATTCGCGTAATCTACGCAGAGTTCGGCAGGGTCTTGATCTCGTTAGAGCGATATTCGAACAGCTTTTGTCAACAAG TGATAGTTCTCTGAAAGGAGTGGCTTCAACAGCATATGGAGAGGTTTGTGCGCCGTATCACTCTTGGACAGTCAGAACGGCTGTATATGCTGGGATGTATACACTTCCAACGAGAGACCAATTGTTTGTGAAGCTCAATGAAACAG AGCAAACAgcggaaaagaagatgagaaggtaCATTAGTGCCTCACTTCCAGTTATAGAATACATTGATAAACTATACCTTTCTCGAAGTATTGTATTGGACTGGTGA